From a region of the Babesia bovis T2Bo chromosome 1, whole genome shotgun sequence genome:
- a CDS encoding merozoite surface antigen-2a2 (MSA-2a2), whose product MIGKIFLLTACCCASLLSVSASEESQDTLSTTLHDEMKQVANYVKFLTNDENKESLEEKFKEVDMPSDCSRDALKALKDILVVLKEEIPFETSLFDNEVLRELEIQDQDQIFKSLLERVPLIKTMLTEFNAFLNDNPQRLLADKNGEVTKYYKKHISAKDANVKDYKTMVKFCNDFLDSKSPFMRLYKHLNEYDELVKKKPAQESSPAPSSAQRPAETQQTQDSAAPSTPAAPSPPQRPAETQQTQDSTAPGTPAAPSPQGPTAESPSQADHPTKPTQTPEGNLQGQQGTTKPAGSSFTYGGLTVATLCYFVLSAF is encoded by the coding sequence CTGTCTGTGTCTGCTTCTGAGGAATCACAGGACACCTTGTCGACCACACTTCATGATGAAATGAAGCAGGTGGCTAATTATGTTAAATTTTTAACTAATGATGAAAATAAAGAATCTTTAGAAGAAAAGTTCAAGGAAGTCGATATGCCTTCGGATTGTTCTCGTGATGCTCTTAAAGCTTTAAAAGACATTTTAGTTGTTCTTAAAGAAGAAATTCCATTTGAAACATCCTTATTTGATAACGAGGTACTTAGAGAATTAGAAATTCAGGACCAAGATCAGATTTTCAAATCTCTTCTTGAAAGAGTACCcttaataaaaacaatgctTACTGAATTTAATGCTTTCCTCAATGACAACCCTCAACGTTTGTTGGCGGATAAAAACGGAGAAGTGACTAAATATTACAAAAAGCATATATCCGCAAAGGATGCTAACGTAAAGGATTACAAAACTATGGTCAAGTTTTGCAACGATTTTCTAGACAGTAAATCTCCATTCATGAGACTATATAAGCATCTCAATGAATATGATGAGTTAGTGAAGAAGAAGCCAGCACAAGAATCTTCCCCTGCTCCTTCATCCGCGCAAAGACCTGCTGAAACCCAACAAACTCAGGATTCAGCTGCACCTAGCACTCCCGCAGCTCCTTCACCCCCGCAAAGACCTGCTGAAACCCAACAAACTCAGGATTCAACTGCACCTGGCACTCCCGCAGCTCCCTCTCCTCAGGGACCAACTGCTGAAAGCCCATCCCAAGCTGACCACCCAACCAAACCTACTCAGACACCTGAAGGTAACCTCCAAGGACAACAGGGTACAACCAAGCCAGCCGGATCTTCATTCACCTATGGCGGATTGACTGTGGCCACTCTCTGCTACTTCGTTCTCTCTGCATTTTAA